One segment of Pantoea sp. Lij88 DNA contains the following:
- the yjfF gene encoding galactofuranose ABC transporter, permease protein YjfF yields the protein MIKRHLPLMITLLVFVAGYLFCLSQFPGFASTRVICNILTDNAFLGIIAVGMTFVILSGGIDLSVGAVIAFTGVFLARAIGDFHVDPLLAFALILSMGALFGAMMGWLIDALKIPAFIITLAGMFFLRGCSYLVSENSIPIDHPFYTMLSSLAWKVPGGGRLSLLAVIMLVVVFGGIILAHRTRFGNRVYAIGGNMTSAQLMGVSTRATTIKIYMLSTTLATLAGIVFSIYTSAGYALAGLGVELDAIASVVIGGTLLSGGVGTVLGTLFGVLIQGLIQTWINFDGTLSSWWTKIAIGILLFAFIALQRLLTVIWDRQQNAPVKRIPT from the coding sequence ATGATTAAACGTCATCTTCCGCTGATGATCACCTTACTGGTGTTTGTGGCGGGTTACCTGTTCTGTCTGAGTCAGTTTCCGGGCTTCGCCTCCACCCGGGTGATCTGCAATATCCTGACCGATAACGCCTTCCTGGGCATTATCGCCGTCGGCATGACCTTTGTGATTTTATCGGGCGGTATCGATCTGTCGGTCGGCGCGGTGATTGCCTTTACCGGCGTGTTTCTGGCGCGCGCAATTGGCGATTTCCATGTCGATCCGTTGCTGGCGTTTGCGCTGATTCTCTCCATGGGCGCGCTGTTCGGTGCCATGATGGGCTGGCTGATCGATGCGCTGAAGATCCCGGCCTTTATCATTACGCTGGCGGGGATGTTTTTCCTGCGCGGCTGCAGTTATCTGGTGTCTGAGAACTCGATTCCCATCGATCATCCGTTTTACACCATGCTGTCCAGTCTGGCGTGGAAAGTCCCGGGCGGAGGGCGTCTCAGTCTGCTGGCAGTGATTATGCTGGTGGTGGTGTTTGGCGGGATTATTCTGGCGCACCGTACGCGCTTTGGTAACCGCGTTTACGCCATCGGCGGCAATATGACGTCGGCGCAGCTGATGGGCGTTTCAACCCGTGCCACCACCATTAAGATTTATATGCTTTCCACCACGCTGGCGACGCTGGCTGGCATTGTGTTCTCTATTTACACCTCGGCAGGTTATGCGCTGGCCGGGCTGGGTGTAGAGCTGGATGCGATCGCGTCGGTGGTGATTGGCGGCACGTTGTTGTCGGGCGGTGTCGGAACGGTGCTGGGCACGCTGTTTGGTGTGTTGATTCAGGGTCTGATTCAGACCTGGATTAACTTTGACGGTACGCTGAGTTCGTGGTGGACCAAGATCGCTATCGGGATTCTGCTGTTTGCGTTTATCGCGCTGCAGCGGTTACTGACGGTAATCTGGGATCGTCAGCAGAACGCACCGGTTAAACGCATACCTACCTGA
- the araA gene encoding L-arabinose isomerase, whose amino-acid sequence MEQSNSYSVWFVIGTQHLYGPETLRQVEQNARQVVEGLNQAGLPVRLELRPLVKSPDEALALCRDANYDKQCVGIITWLHTFSPARMWIGGLSVLNKPLLQFHTQFNAEIPWDSMDMDFMNLNQTAHGGREFGFIGARMGLQHSVVTGHWKDSASQQRLGNWMRAALAKQASQQLRVARFGDNMREVAVTEGDKVAAQIQFGYSVNGWGVGDLVEVINGVSDGDVNALIDEYESLYRFTDVAASGGEKRQNVLDAARIELGLKRFLEAEGCHAFTTNFQTLHGMTQLPGLAVQRLMGQGYGFAGEGDWKTAALLRIFKVLAGDRKGGTSFMEDYTYHFSPGNDLVLGSHMLEVCPSIAIEEKPLIDVQFLGIGDKADPARMIFSTPAGRAVNASVIDMGDRFRLLVNVVDAIEQPKPLPKLPVARALWKAQPSLATASEAWILGGGAHHTVFSQALTLEDMYLYGEMNDIEVLVIDEHTTLPAFKDALRWNEAYYRLKR is encoded by the coding sequence ATGGAACAGTCAAACAGTTACAGCGTGTGGTTTGTCATCGGCACGCAGCACCTCTACGGGCCGGAGACGTTACGCCAGGTTGAACAGAATGCACGTCAGGTCGTCGAGGGGTTGAATCAGGCCGGTTTACCCGTGCGTCTGGAGCTGAGACCGCTGGTGAAGTCACCGGATGAAGCGCTGGCCCTGTGCCGCGACGCTAACTATGACAAGCAGTGCGTCGGGATTATTACCTGGCTGCACACTTTCTCTCCCGCCAGGATGTGGATCGGCGGCCTGAGCGTGCTGAATAAACCGCTGCTGCAATTCCACACCCAGTTCAATGCAGAGATCCCGTGGGACAGCATGGACATGGACTTTATGAACCTGAACCAGACCGCACACGGCGGCCGCGAGTTCGGTTTCATTGGCGCACGTATGGGCCTGCAACACAGCGTGGTGACCGGTCACTGGAAAGACAGCGCCAGCCAGCAGCGTCTCGGTAACTGGATGCGTGCGGCCCTGGCAAAACAGGCCAGCCAGCAGCTGAGAGTCGCCCGTTTTGGCGATAACATGCGTGAAGTGGCCGTGACTGAAGGCGATAAAGTCGCCGCACAGATTCAGTTCGGTTATTCCGTAAATGGCTGGGGCGTTGGCGATCTGGTTGAGGTGATCAATGGCGTCAGCGATGGCGACGTGAATGCGCTGATCGACGAGTACGAAAGCCTCTATCGCTTTACCGATGTTGCCGCTTCTGGCGGTGAAAAGCGTCAGAACGTGCTGGATGCTGCGCGCATCGAACTCGGTCTGAAGCGTTTTCTGGAAGCAGAAGGCTGCCATGCCTTTACCACCAACTTCCAGACACTGCACGGCATGACGCAGTTACCGGGTCTGGCGGTACAGCGTCTGATGGGTCAGGGTTATGGGTTCGCTGGTGAAGGTGACTGGAAAACGGCTGCGCTGCTGCGCATTTTCAAAGTGCTGGCAGGCGATCGCAAAGGTGGAACCTCATTTATGGAGGATTACACCTATCACTTCTCACCAGGCAACGATCTGGTGCTTGGCTCACACATGCTGGAAGTCTGCCCGTCGATTGCCATTGAAGAGAAACCTTTAATCGATGTGCAGTTCCTGGGCATTGGTGATAAAGCCGATCCGGCACGCATGATTTTCTCCACGCCAGCCGGTCGCGCGGTTAACGCCAGCGTGATCGATATGGGTGATCGTTTCCGTCTGCTGGTTAACGTGGTGGATGCTATCGAACAGCCGAAACCGCTGCCGAAGTTACCGGTTGCACGCGCGCTGTGGAAAGCACAGCCTTCACTCGCAACGGCCTCCGAAGCGTGGATTCTGGGCGGTGGCGCGCACCATACGGTGTTCAGTCAGGCGCTGACGCTGGAGGATATGTATCTGTACGGTGAGATGAACGACATCGAAGTGCTGGTGATTGATGAGCACACCACCTTGCCAGCGTTTAAAGATGCGCTGCGCTGGAATGAAGCGTATTACCGGTTGAAACGTTAA
- a CDS encoding GNAT family N-acetyltransferase — protein MQIADLNQQPDYAPQTAQLLHAEWSHLPAWSHQPTILERLKQRNQTASAEFTFVATPDGETVIATCSVIRYELDDIAAREYWIGEVVTDKKFRGQGVAKALIQRAIARARQQQIGELWLYTPDQQAYYQRSGWQAVEQRHIAGEDVTVMVLPLAQ, from the coding sequence ATGCAAATTGCCGATCTGAACCAGCAGCCCGACTACGCGCCGCAAACCGCACAACTGCTGCATGCTGAATGGTCACATCTCCCCGCATGGTCGCATCAGCCCACCATCCTTGAGCGCTTAAAACAGCGGAACCAGACAGCCTCGGCGGAATTTACTTTTGTTGCCACGCCGGATGGCGAAACGGTTATCGCGACCTGCAGCGTCATCCGTTATGAACTGGACGACATCGCGGCAAGGGAATACTGGATAGGTGAAGTGGTTACAGACAAAAAATTCCGGGGCCAGGGCGTGGCAAAAGCCTTGATCCAGCGGGCAATAGCGCGAGCAAGACAACAGCAGATTGGCGAACTCTGGCTCTATACCCCCGATCAACAGGCATACTATCAGCGTTCAGGATGGCAGGCGGTGGAACAGCGGCACATAGCGGGTGAAGACGTTACAGTAATGGTGCTGCCTCTGGCGCAGTAA